One genomic segment of Desulfomicrobium sp. ZS1 includes these proteins:
- a CDS encoding Bax inhibitor-1/YccA family protein, with protein MNFQTVSQTRTDVQATNLFLRGVYNWMSLGLGLTAVVAYAVATTPAIAQAIFANPIIFWGLIIAQFGLVLAISGAVHRMSAFTATGLFLLYSALNGATLSSILMVYTAASIFKAFIVCTGMFAAMSVYGATTKKDLTGWGSFLFMGLIGIIIASIVNIFMASSALDFVISGIGVLIFTGLTAYDTQKLKVMGESAPMDDTVAVRRGTILGALTLYLDFINLFLFLLRFFGSSRN; from the coding sequence ATGAATTTCCAGACTGTTTCCCAGACCCGCACCGATGTGCAGGCGACCAACCTTTTTCTGCGCGGGGTCTACAATTGGATGAGCCTGGGGCTGGGGCTGACCGCCGTGGTTGCCTATGCCGTGGCCACCACGCCCGCCATTGCCCAGGCCATCTTTGCCAACCCCATCATTTTCTGGGGCCTGATCATTGCCCAGTTCGGCCTGGTCCTGGCCATATCCGGGGCCGTGCATCGCATGTCCGCCTTTACCGCCACGGGGCTTTTTCTGCTTTACAGTGCCTTGAACGGTGCCACGCTGTCGTCCATTCTCATGGTCTACACGGCAGCCTCCATCTTCAAGGCCTTCATCGTCTGCACCGGCATGTTCGCGGCCATGAGCGTCTACGGCGCCACCACCAAAAAGGACCTGACCGGCTGGGGCAGCTTTTTGTTCATGGGCCTCATCGGCATCATCATCGCCTCCATCGTAAACATCTTCATGGCCAGCTCCGCCCTTGATTTCGTCATCAGCGGCATCGGCGTGCTCATCTTCACCGGCCTCACCGCCTACGACACCCAGAAGCTCAAAGTGATGGGCGAATCCGCGCCCATGGACGACACCGTGGCCGTCCGCCGCGGCACCATCCTTGGCGCGCTGACCCTGTACCTGGATTTCATCAACCTGTTTCTCTTTTTGCTGCGATTCTTCGGATCTTCCCGAAATTAA
- a CDS encoding prepilin-type N-terminal cleavage/methylation domain-containing protein: MNRFRKNEKGFTLVELLIVVAIIGILAAIAIPQFTKYKKGAAEKACVASIKTCITELSARYADNSSDDEFDCLVDGDNSTLTVEITGSGEIKDITAGTKIDKTKTNSGYTLTFGYANATGIIDCEASN, encoded by the coding sequence ATGAACCGGTTCAGAAAGAATGAAAAAGGCTTTACCCTGGTCGAACTTTTGATCGTCGTGGCGATCATCGGTATTTTGGCAGCGATCGCGATTCCGCAGTTTACGAAGTATAAGAAGGGCGCTGCTGAGAAGGCATGTGTTGCTTCCATTAAGACTTGTATTACGGAACTGTCGGCTCGCTATGCTGACAATAGCTCTGATGATGAATTTGACTGCCTTGTTGATGGGGATAATTCCACATTAACGGTGGAGATTACTGGCTCTGGAGAAATTAAGGATATTACTGCGGGTACGAAAATTGATAAGACTAAAACAAACAGTGGGTATACTCTTACTTTTGGATATGCGAATGCAACTGGAATTATTGACTGCGAAGCAAGTAATTAA
- a CDS encoding CopG family ribbon-helix-helix protein: protein MSTVTARLSEETALKLSQLAQTINRSKSFIVAQALDQFLEEQAWQVAQIQESLAQADAGKFASSLEVQEAFGKWGLNVESD from the coding sequence ATGAGTACCGTCACCGCTCGCTTATCAGAGGAAACGGCTCTTAAACTCAGCCAACTAGCCCAAACCATAAACCGAAGTAAATCCTTCATTGTGGCCCAGGCGTTGGATCAATTTCTGGAAGAGCAGGCTTGGCAAGTCGCACAGATTCAAGAAAGCCTTGCCCAGGCCGATGCGGGAAAGTTTGCTTCGTCCCTCGAAGTCCAAGAGGCATTCGGCAAATGGGGGTTGAACGTTGAGTCTGACTAA
- a CDS encoding CopG family ribbon-helix-helix protein, which produces MSTVTARLSEETALKLSQLAQTTNRSKSFIVAQALEHFLDEQAWQVAQIQESLAQADEGKFASSIEVQEAFGKWGLTVESD; this is translated from the coding sequence ATGAGCACAGTCACCGCTCGCTTGTCAGAGGAAACAGCTCTTAAACTGAGCCAGTTAGCCCAAACAACAAACCGAAGTAAATCCTTCATTGTGGCCCAGGCATTGGAACATTTTCTTGATGAACAGGCTTGGCAAGTCGCACAGATTCAAGAAAGCCTTGCCCAGGCCGATGAGGGAAAGTTTGCTTCCTCCATCGAGGTCCAAGAGGCATTCGGTAAATGGGGGTTGACCGTTGAGTCTGACTAA
- a CDS encoding type II toxin-antitoxin system RelE/ParE family toxin, with product MSLTKVRWARNAIKDLERIRIFLEETADSEVMLFEAQRIWESCQRLRQFPESGRPGRIAFTREVVVSPYVIPYRVKKSVVEILNIFHSAQKR from the coding sequence TTGAGTCTGACTAAAGTTCGCTGGGCCCGAAATGCCATCAAAGATTTGGAAAGGATTCGGATCTTCCTGGAAGAAACAGCAGATTCGGAAGTGATGCTTTTCGAGGCTCAAAGAATTTGGGAAAGTTGTCAGCGGTTGAGACAATTTCCGGAAAGCGGACGACCAGGCCGGATAGCATTCACCCGCGAGGTTGTTGTTTCACCGTATGTGATTCCGTATCGTGTCAAAAAAAGCGTCGTTGAAATACTGAATATTTTCCACTCTGCTCAGAAGCGTTAG
- a CDS encoding transposase, which produces MARPLRIEFNGAWHHVMNRGRQRENIFRDAQDYKAFIDLLKSTSEMFRVGVAAYCLMSNHYHLLLQTSEGNLARAMRHLGGVYTQWFNRRHSLDGQLFKGRYKAILVGEDEYFQGLVRYIHHNPLKAGLVKTLEDYPWSSHHGYLQRGNASKWLHVKPLLSEFSDDPAKARTEYRRFMAQDDDEVIEKIFSLKKLPAILGTAEFVQKIKDRFFASKLSTEIPESKQLTPVTMESIKETVCRTYGITEDALAASARGITNNPRDISIYLARALRGDSLKHIGEYFEIEKYSTVASAIARVKTKIQKDQRIAETIEKIVKEIDKSQRTV; this is translated from the coding sequence ATGGCACGACCACTCCGAATCGAATTCAATGGCGCATGGCACCATGTCATGAACCGCGGACGGCAGCGGGAGAACATTTTCCGCGACGCTCAAGATTACAAGGCGTTCATCGACCTGCTCAAAAGCACGTCGGAGATGTTCCGCGTGGGCGTCGCAGCTTACTGCCTGATGTCCAACCACTATCACTTGCTGCTGCAAACGTCGGAAGGCAATCTGGCTCGCGCCATGCGGCATCTCGGAGGCGTCTACACGCAGTGGTTCAACCGGCGCCACAGCCTGGACGGGCAACTTTTTAAAGGCAGATACAAGGCCATTCTGGTTGGCGAAGATGAATATTTCCAGGGGTTGGTACGGTACATTCACCACAACCCACTGAAGGCCGGACTGGTCAAGACCTTGGAGGATTATCCATGGAGCAGCCACCACGGCTATCTGCAGCGCGGGAACGCCTCAAAATGGCTGCACGTCAAGCCGTTGCTCTCGGAATTTTCCGATGACCCCGCCAAGGCGCGAACCGAATACCGCCGCTTCATGGCCCAAGATGACGATGAAGTGATCGAAAAGATTTTCTCGCTCAAGAAACTGCCTGCTATCCTCGGCACTGCAGAATTCGTCCAGAAAATCAAAGACCGTTTCTTTGCCTCAAAACTCAGCACGGAAATTCCTGAATCAAAGCAACTCACGCCGGTCACGATGGAATCGATCAAGGAAACTGTCTGCCGAACTTATGGAATCACCGAAGACGCCTTGGCCGCGTCCGCGCGTGGGATAACCAACAATCCCCGGGACATCTCAATCTATCTCGCCCGAGCCCTCAGGGGAGACAGCCTGAAGCACATCGGGGAATATTTCGAAATCGAAAAGTACAGCACAGTCGCCAGCGCCATCGCGCGGGTAAAGACGAAAATCCAAAAAGATCAGAGGATTGCCGAGACAATTGAAAAGATCGTCAAAGAGATTGACAAAAGCCAAAGGACTGTTTGA
- a CDS encoding DUF1778 domain-containing protein, producing the protein MATTTLPKTERIDVRASIPVKQLLQEAAQASHKSVSEFLLEAGVNAASQTLSDRRHFVLDEAEWEAFEQALDRPVQTKSRLRGLIVKAGVLG; encoded by the coding sequence ATGGCAACTACGACTTTGCCTAAAACCGAAAGGATCGATGTGCGGGCCAGTATTCCCGTGAAGCAACTGCTGCAGGAGGCTGCCCAGGCCAGTCATAAGAGCGTGAGTGAATTTCTGTTGGAAGCGGGCGTCAATGCTGCAAGCCAGACTCTTTCCGATCGCCGCCATTTCGTGCTCGATGAGGCCGAGTGGGAAGCCTTCGAGCAGGCTCTCGACAGGCCGGTTCAGACCAAGTCACGGCTGCGCGGCCTCATCGTTAAAGCCGGGGTGCTCGGCTGA